One window of Akkermansia biwaensis genomic DNA carries:
- the plsY gene encoding glycerol-3-phosphate 1-O-acyltransferase PlsY, which translates to MTAWIVLYIAASYLVGAVPFGYLAGRCRGLDLRKEGSCNIGATNAWRVLGWRWGAPVFALDFLKGFIPVFGALHWLPFLTGDSAGWDFNTAVVLVCFAVVLGHTYTCFLGFKGGKGVATTAGVLFALNPAVACTALATWLVLVGISGIVSLASILAAVAMIVAGWWMYPLAEGGSISSQVLYIAFFTLIGLLVIFKHRSNMARLFNGTEHSFYSKKSK; encoded by the coding sequence ATGACTGCCTGGATAGTTCTCTACATTGCGGCCTCCTATCTGGTGGGAGCGGTTCCGTTCGGCTACCTTGCCGGCAGGTGCAGGGGGCTTGATCTCAGAAAGGAAGGGTCTTGCAACATTGGCGCTACCAACGCATGGCGCGTGTTGGGCTGGCGGTGGGGCGCACCGGTATTTGCCCTGGACTTTCTGAAAGGGTTCATTCCCGTATTCGGCGCATTGCACTGGCTGCCGTTTCTGACCGGGGACAGTGCCGGATGGGACTTCAACACGGCGGTGGTCCTGGTATGTTTTGCCGTGGTGCTGGGCCATACGTACACCTGTTTTCTCGGATTCAAGGGGGGAAAGGGCGTGGCGACAACGGCGGGCGTTCTCTTTGCCCTCAATCCGGCAGTGGCCTGTACGGCTTTGGCTACATGGCTGGTGCTCGTAGGAATATCCGGCATCGTCTCCCTGGCCAGCATTCTGGCGGCGGTTGCGATGATCGTGGCGGGATGGTGGATGTATCCGCTCGCCGAGGGAGGAAGCATCTCGTCCCAGGTTCTCTATATTGCCTTCTTTACGTTGATCGGCCTGCTGGTCATTTTCAAACACCGTTCCAACATGGCAAGACTGTTCAACGGAACGGAACACTCCTTCTACTCCAAAAAGTCCAAGTAA
- a CDS encoding NAD(P)H-dependent glycerol-3-phosphate dehydrogenase — MINRLHKIAVIGAGSWGTALSMVLATRECEVVLWTPVEAQARELAETRRNPVLSETAAPLAPNIHPTCDLNLVKDAELIVVVVPSVAMRSVAQQLRDLPVRPDAVIVSCTKGIEQGTHKRMTEILQEYLPSNPIGVLSGPNHAEDICLGLPSASLIGFEDPQYADWVQQIFASKTFRVYSATDIIGMQLGGTIKNVFAIGAGLCEGLNLGDNAQAALLTRGLAEMTRIGVASGGRRETFMGLSGVGDLIVTCYSRHSRNQTVGRRLAEGKSLQEILDTLGMVAEGVPNTLSVYEIARKLKVRTPLIDAVYAVLYESKAPMEVLTELMTRDPRPEMDADDH, encoded by the coding sequence ATGATAAATCGGTTACATAAAATAGCGGTGATCGGCGCCGGTTCCTGGGGCACGGCTTTGTCCATGGTGCTGGCAACCAGAGAATGCGAGGTTGTGCTGTGGACTCCCGTGGAGGCCCAGGCCAGGGAACTGGCGGAAACGAGGCGCAACCCTGTTCTATCTGAAACCGCCGCTCCCCTGGCTCCCAACATTCATCCCACTTGTGATCTGAACCTGGTGAAAGATGCGGAACTGATCGTGGTGGTGGTGCCTTCCGTAGCCATGCGTTCCGTAGCGCAGCAGCTGCGTGATCTGCCCGTGCGGCCGGATGCCGTCATTGTCTCCTGCACCAAGGGCATTGAACAGGGCACCCATAAAAGGATGACGGAAATTCTCCAGGAATATCTCCCTTCAAACCCCATCGGCGTGCTTTCCGGTCCCAACCATGCGGAGGACATTTGTCTGGGCCTTCCCTCCGCGTCCTTGATTGGTTTTGAGGATCCGCAATATGCGGACTGGGTGCAGCAAATATTTGCCTCCAAGACCTTCCGGGTTTATTCCGCTACGGATATCATCGGAATGCAGCTCGGAGGAACCATCAAAAACGTTTTTGCCATTGGCGCCGGATTGTGCGAGGGGCTGAACCTGGGGGATAACGCCCAGGCCGCCCTGCTGACCCGCGGTCTGGCTGAAATGACGCGCATCGGCGTAGCCAGCGGTGGCCGAAGGGAAACTTTCATGGGTCTTTCAGGCGTGGGTGATCTCATTGTCACCTGCTATTCGCGCCATTCCCGCAACCAGACGGTGGGGCGCAGGCTGGCGGAAGGAAAAAGCCTCCAGGAAATCCTGGATACCCTGGGCATGGTGGCGGAAGGGGTGCCCAACACGCTCTCCGTATATGAAATCGCCCGGAAGCTGAAAGTGCGCACGCCCCTGATAGATGCGGTTTATGCTGTGCTTTATGAATCCAAGGCGCCGATGGAGGTCCTTACGGAACTGATGACGCGGGACCCCAGACCGGAAATGGATGCAGACGATCATTGA